In Lacibacter sp. H375, one DNA window encodes the following:
- a CDS encoding glycoside hydrolase family 2 TIM barrel-domain containing protein → MIRKLFFGIIFSSINFLFAQNIPDWENPDVNGINKEKPHAYTFLYEQKANNPAVRSLNGMWKFKWSPDPQSRTVDFYTEKYSTENWTHILVPGNWEMQGFGTPIYTNVTYPFKKDPPKVTSEPEKHFTSFLERNPVGSYCTTFTIPENWNNKQVFINFGGVLSAMYVWVNGQKVGYSENSMSPAEFDITKYIRKGENKLAVEVYRWCDGSYLEDQDIWRLSGIFRDVDLIARPKTFISDFFVNAVPDNSFTNADISIDISIDNRSVQNVSGLYVDGEVSGFTSQGDRVDLSFIRKIPVLQKLNQASIQLKSLIKHPRLWSAETPELYHFILKLKNNKNEIVDKAECYFGVRKIEVREDVFYINGKAVKLKGVNRHEQHPRTGRHVSRNTMIRDLELMKQANINMIRTSHYPDEPLFYELCDKYGFYVMDEANQESHGFGIGNKEMGDDPIWKKSHMERAVSLVQRDKNHPCVIFWSLGNEGGKGQNLIAMAEAIKKLDTSRVIYSDSHRDVAGIYDEGYLHPDDLKNLGEKIKNKPVFMREYAHVMGNSGGNLQEYWDVIYADSSLTGAAIWEWADGGLAKKRDGSPLKLTGHPDDYELKDDEFLSYGGDFGDQPNEGNFCVRGLVSANRKPYPHYYEVQKVYQPVIFQLLKDKNTIKVTNHFDFLPLGNFDFEYEYTSNGKSLQKGTVHCGNILPGMSSNITVPSLQTTDTASSEIFLNTYAKLKTATLWAEEGFCIAREQFLIKPYMWAKLLTVEKQVVVTESLSQIELKTEKMSFTLDRKNGSLVSWKVNEQELLKGKLEPYFWKTANDNQKQSGFVKELGKWKKAAENAVVKNVNVSRQGNLVTVKFDMNLPTIGANYTLSYQLNGEGKLQIEATYKPLSDTIPLIPKFGMRVRIPESYSRIDWYGRGPYENYPDRKTASLIGLYNSSLTNFITAYPAPQDNSNRCDVRWVSLSTQNNNNIKITGLQPLNFRAWPYTEDDLENATHDYQLPKRDFINLNIDLNIHGVGGDDTWGAKTMDKYTNAGNKAYYFGFIMEYSGKL, encoded by the coding sequence ATGATAAGAAAACTCTTTTTTGGAATCATCTTTTCCTCAATAAATTTTCTTTTCGCACAAAATATTCCTGATTGGGAAAATCCTGATGTTAATGGCATAAACAAAGAAAAGCCGCATGCTTATACTTTTTTGTATGAACAGAAAGCAAATAATCCCGCTGTTCGGTCACTTAACGGTATGTGGAAGTTTAAATGGTCACCCGATCCGCAGTCAAGAACGGTAGATTTTTATACGGAGAAATATTCAACAGAAAATTGGACGCACATCCTGGTTCCTGGAAACTGGGAAATGCAGGGATTTGGAACACCCATTTATACCAACGTTACTTATCCATTCAAAAAAGATCCTCCAAAAGTTACAAGCGAACCGGAAAAACATTTTACAAGCTTTCTTGAGCGAAATCCTGTTGGCAGTTATTGCACAACCTTTACCATTCCTGAAAACTGGAACAATAAACAAGTATTCATAAACTTTGGCGGTGTACTATCGGCAATGTATGTATGGGTGAACGGACAAAAAGTTGGGTACAGCGAAAACTCCATGTCGCCTGCCGAGTTTGATATAACAAAATACATTCGTAAAGGTGAAAACAAACTTGCAGTTGAAGTTTATCGTTGGTGCGATGGCAGCTACCTGGAAGACCAGGATATCTGGCGATTGAGTGGCATTTTCAGAGACGTAGATTTAATTGCACGGCCAAAAACTTTTATCAGTGATTTTTTTGTGAACGCTGTTCCGGATAATTCCTTTACCAACGCTGACATTTCCATTGACATTAGTATTGATAACCGTTCCGTTCAAAACGTTTCAGGATTGTACGTGGATGGAGAAGTATCAGGTTTCACATCACAAGGTGATCGGGTTGATCTTTCATTTATCAGAAAAATACCCGTGCTCCAAAAATTAAATCAGGCGTCAATCCAATTAAAATCGTTGATAAAACATCCCAGGCTTTGGAGTGCCGAAACACCGGAGTTATATCATTTTATTCTGAAACTAAAAAACAATAAGAACGAGATTGTTGACAAAGCCGAATGTTATTTCGGTGTTCGTAAAATTGAAGTAAGAGAAGATGTATTTTATATCAATGGCAAAGCTGTTAAACTCAAAGGAGTGAACCGCCACGAACAACACCCACGTACCGGAAGGCATGTGAGCCGCAATACAATGATTCGTGATCTGGAACTGATGAAGCAGGCAAATATCAATATGATACGCACCAGTCATTATCCCGATGAACCATTGTTTTATGAGCTTTGTGACAAGTATGGTTTTTATGTAATGGACGAAGCAAACCAGGAATCGCATGGTTTTGGAATTGGCAATAAAGAGATGGGCGATGACCCGATATGGAAAAAATCGCATATGGAAAGAGCTGTTTCATTGGTACAACGGGATAAAAATCATCCCTGTGTTATTTTCTGGTCTTTAGGAAATGAAGGAGGCAAAGGACAGAATTTAATAGCTATGGCTGAGGCCATAAAAAAACTGGACACAAGCCGGGTAATTTATTCTGATTCACACCGTGATGTTGCAGGAATTTATGATGAAGGATACCTGCATCCTGATGATCTGAAAAACTTAGGCGAAAAAATAAAAAACAAGCCGGTATTTATGCGTGAATACGCACATGTAATGGGTAACTCCGGTGGAAACCTGCAGGAATACTGGGATGTAATTTATGCCGATTCAAGTCTTACTGGCGCTGCTATTTGGGAATGGGCAGACGGGGGGCTTGCAAAAAAGAGGGATGGCTCCCCTTTGAAACTTACCGGACATCCGGATGATTATGAGTTGAAAGATGATGAGTTTTTGTCTTACGGCGGTGATTTTGGCGATCAACCAAACGAAGGGAATTTTTGTGTGAGAGGATTGGTTTCAGCCAATAGAAAACCATATCCTCACTACTACGAAGTGCAGAAAGTTTACCAGCCGGTTATATTTCAACTGTTGAAAGATAAGAACACAATCAAGGTTACAAATCATTTTGATTTTCTTCCGCTTGGCAATTTCGATTTTGAATATGAATACACATCGAATGGCAAATCGTTACAAAAGGGAACGGTGCATTGCGGCAACATTTTGCCAGGCATGTCTTCAAACATCACGGTTCCTTCATTGCAAACAACAGACACTGCTTCCTCAGAAATTTTTCTGAATACTTATGCAAAACTAAAGACTGCAACGCTGTGGGCTGAAGAAGGTTTTTGTATTGCACGTGAGCAATTCCTTATTAAACCATATATGTGGGCAAAGCTGTTGACGGTAGAAAAACAAGTAGTAGTTACTGAATCATTATCACAAATAGAATTAAAGACAGAAAAAATGTCTTTTACACTAGACAGAAAAAATGGTTCATTAGTAAGTTGGAAAGTTAATGAACAGGAATTGTTGAAAGGGAAACTTGAACCTTATTTCTGGAAAACAGCAAACGATAATCAAAAACAAAGTGGCTTCGTGAAAGAGTTAGGTAAATGGAAAAAAGCAGCAGAAAATGCGGTGGTTAAAAATGTTAATGTATCAAGGCAAGGCAATTTGGTAACTGTTAAGTTTGATATGAATTTACCAACTATCGGTGCCAACTATACGCTGAGTTACCAATTGAACGGTGAAGGAAAACTACAGATTGAAGCGACATACAAACCGTTGAGCGATACCATTCCGCTGATTCCTAAATTTGGCATGAGAGTTCGTATTCCGGAAAGTTATAGCAGAATTGATTGGTATGGTCGTGGCCCATACGAAAATTACCCCGACAGGAAAACTGCTTCTTTAATAGGATTATACAATTCTTCATTAACTAATTTCATTACAGCATATCCGGCACCGCAAGACAATTCTAACCGTTGCGATGTTCGTTGGGTTTCTTTAAGTACCCAAAACAATAACAACATTAAAATAACAGGTTTGCAGCCCCTCAATTTCAGAGCATGGCCTTATACAGAAGATGATTTGGAAAACGCAACGCATGACTACCAGCTTCCCAAACGTGATTTTATTAACCTGAATATTGATTTGAATATTCACGGAGTTGGCGGCGATGATACATGGGGGGCGAAAACAATGGACAAGTATACCAACGCTGGTAATAAAGCCTATTACTTTGGTTTTATTATGGAATATAGCGGGAAATTATAG
- a CDS encoding AraC family transcriptional regulator, whose protein sequence is MSKRLLRHNFSLLHVNYVKLNEQWNYANVISPYFRIYYIDDGEGFISSRQEKLKLEKGYLYIIPSFTSCHLRCNDYLSQYFLHFFEESAEGISIFEYNRKIIKSPASKTDIINFKRLLEINPGRGINRSDNPKDYEKNAYYKSYQDLNNNVSDSIYYETQGIMLQLISRFLSSDHFKSSNSNPIPSKILDAMRHIQLNLKKNITVADLAKRANLQHDYFSRLFLQSTGERPLNYIHEKRIERAQYLIATTSLSFNEIAAETGFENVPYFAKIFKKVTSLTPGEYKKQNELMYKVR, encoded by the coding sequence ATGAGCAAAAGACTACTGAGACATAATTTTTCACTGCTGCATGTGAACTATGTTAAGCTGAATGAACAGTGGAACTATGCCAATGTGATCAGTCCCTATTTTCGGATTTATTATATTGATGATGGAGAAGGATTTATTTCAAGCAGACAGGAAAAGCTTAAACTGGAAAAAGGCTATTTATACATTATCCCAAGCTTTACGTCTTGCCATTTACGCTGTAACGATTATTTAAGCCAGTACTTTCTTCATTTTTTTGAAGAGTCTGCAGAGGGTATTTCAATTTTTGAGTACAACAGAAAAATTATTAAATCACCTGCAAGTAAAACAGACATTATAAACTTCAAAAGGTTGCTGGAAATAAATCCAGGCAGAGGTATTAACCGTTCCGACAACCCAAAAGATTATGAAAAAAATGCGTATTACAAAAGCTACCAGGATCTTAACAACAACGTCAGCGATTCAATTTACTATGAAACACAAGGGATCATGCTGCAGCTTATTTCCCGTTTCTTAAGTTCTGACCATTTTAAGTCCAGCAATTCTAATCCGATACCATCAAAGATCCTTGATGCAATGAGGCATATACAGTTAAACCTGAAAAAGAATATAACTGTAGCTGACCTGGCTAAAAGAGCAAATCTGCAGCACGATTATTTTTCAAGATTATTTTTACAATCTACAGGCGAAAGACCGTTGAATTATATACATGAGAAGCGAATTGAACGGGCTCAATATTTAATTGCAACTACAAGTTTATCCTTTAATGAAATAGCTGCAGAAACCGGATTTGAAAATGTCCCTTATTTTGCAAAAATTTTTAAAAAAGTTACCAGTCTTACGCCGGGTGAATACAAAAAACAAAACGAGTTGATGTATAAAGTACGCTAA
- a CDS encoding aldo/keto reductase: MVIKEHTKKDDTATPVLPPVIFGTSGLGNLFVVLTEEEKLDIIKECIRLSNGKVVFDSAGKYGAGLALETLGKLLKQLNIRTEDVIISNKLGWLRTELKTPEPTFEPGVWKDLKHDCIQKISYDGIIECFEQGNELLNGYIPQMVSVHDPDEYMAAAKGYPQSEKLYGDILDAYEALYDLKKEGKVQSVGVGAKDWKIIRRIAGDVELDWIMIANSMTIKRHPKELLDFIEEMNSKGVYVINSAVFHSGFLVGSNYFDYQLIKRGIVAYNALLKWREDFFYTCQQFNVKPAEACVQFAYNVPGVKSIALNTTHANRVKSNLKMVDAHIPVEFWKELKNKNLIEVDFISWLQQSIQK; encoded by the coding sequence ATGGTCATAAAAGAGCATACAAAAAAAGACGATACAGCTACTCCTGTTCTGCCGCCAGTAATTTTTGGAACAAGTGGGCTTGGAAATTTATTTGTTGTACTCACGGAGGAGGAGAAGCTGGATATTATTAAAGAATGTATCCGACTTTCTAACGGAAAAGTCGTTTTTGATTCTGCTGGCAAGTATGGCGCCGGGCTTGCTCTTGAAACACTTGGTAAATTATTAAAGCAGTTAAATATTCGTACGGAAGATGTTATCATAAGTAATAAGCTTGGATGGCTACGTACAGAATTAAAGACACCCGAACCTACGTTTGAACCAGGTGTGTGGAAAGATTTGAAACATGACTGTATACAAAAGATCAGTTACGACGGCATCATAGAATGTTTCGAACAAGGCAATGAACTGCTGAATGGATATATTCCTCAAATGGTTTCGGTGCATGATCCTGATGAATATATGGCGGCAGCAAAAGGCTATCCTCAATCCGAAAAATTATATGGGGATATTCTCGATGCATACGAAGCATTGTATGATCTGAAGAAAGAAGGAAAAGTTCAGTCTGTTGGTGTAGGTGCAAAAGACTGGAAAATAATAAGACGAATTGCGGGAGATGTTGAATTAGATTGGATCATGATTGCCAACAGCATGACCATTAAAAGACACCCTAAAGAACTTTTGGATTTCATCGAGGAGATGAATAGCAAGGGTGTTTATGTTATTAATTCCGCTGTGTTTCATTCAGGCTTTTTGGTTGGCAGCAACTATTTCGATTACCAATTGATAAAACGGGGTATTGTTGCATATAATGCATTGCTGAAATGGAGAGAAGATTTTTTTTACACATGCCAACAATTCAATGTAAAGCCTGCGGAGGCCTGTGTTCAGTTTGCGTATAATGTTCCCGGAGTAAAAAGTATCGCATTAAATACCACTCATGCAAATCGTGTCAAATCAAATCTGAAAATGGTGGACGCACATATTCCAGTGGAATTTTGGAAAGAATTAAAGAACAAAAACTTAATTGAAGTGGATTTTATTTCCTGGCTTCAACAATCAATTCAGAAGTGA
- a CDS encoding zinc-binding alcohol dehydrogenase family protein, with product MKTLVCTTPGEFDYAVGERPELKSGEAIIKIKRIGICGTDLHAFEGTQPYFEYPRILGHEISGELIAVDDAPGFEIGEAVTFIPYFYCGKCIACRNGKQNACVNIKVCGVHQHGGMVEYLSVPSYSLIHGEGLSFDELALVEPLAIGAHGVRRAGVTKNEFVLIIGAGPIGLGTIEFARIAGGKVIVLDINNNRLKFCKEKLHVEHTINALEADVAEQLMKITMGDMPTVVIDATGNLNAINTAFQYMAHGARFVLIGLQKGKISFSHPEFHKREATLMSSRNATREDFEHVISCMKRKEVDPTTYITHRVVFEQVKEEFEGWLNPAKAVIKAMVEMS from the coding sequence ATGAAAACATTAGTTTGTACAACCCCCGGGGAGTTTGACTATGCAGTCGGCGAACGGCCTGAATTAAAATCAGGGGAAGCCATAATAAAGATCAAACGAATTGGAATTTGCGGAACCGATCTGCATGCGTTTGAAGGAACGCAACCTTATTTTGAATACCCACGTATTTTAGGACACGAGATTTCAGGCGAATTGATTGCAGTTGATGATGCTCCTGGTTTTGAAATTGGTGAAGCGGTCACATTTATTCCTTATTTCTATTGTGGAAAATGCATTGCATGCCGAAATGGAAAACAAAATGCTTGTGTGAATATTAAAGTGTGTGGTGTTCATCAGCATGGAGGCATGGTTGAATATCTTTCGGTTCCTTCTTATTCTTTAATTCATGGTGAAGGATTAAGCTTCGACGAACTGGCGCTTGTGGAACCGTTGGCCATTGGAGCACATGGAGTGAGGAGAGCGGGAGTAACAAAAAATGAATTTGTTTTGATCATAGGTGCAGGGCCAATAGGATTGGGAACAATTGAGTTTGCACGCATAGCAGGAGGAAAAGTTATTGTTCTCGATATCAATAACAACCGGTTGAAGTTTTGCAAAGAGAAATTACATGTTGAGCACACGATCAATGCGCTGGAGGCAGATGTTGCGGAGCAGTTAATGAAAATTACCATGGGCGATATGCCAACAGTTGTTATTGACGCCACTGGAAATTTAAACGCTATTAATACTGCGTTTCAATATATGGCACATGGCGCACGATTTGTTTTAATTGGATTGCAGAAAGGAAAAATTTCTTTTAGTCATCCTGAATTTCATAAACGGGAAGCAACGCTAATGAGCAGCAGGAATGCCACACGGGAAGATTTTGAACATGTCATTTCCTGTATGAAACGGAAAGAAGTAGATCCAACTACATATATCACACATCGTGTAGTATTTGAACAAGTGAAAGAGGAATTTGAAGGATGGCTTAACCCGGCTAAAGCTGTCATAAAAGCAATGGTGGAAATGAGCTAA
- a CDS encoding glycoside hydrolase family 97 protein has product MKLLILFLFCLSTSLAAFAKEILSPDKNIKIVVSALKSSVNKPGYTVYFKVLYKKGSAYVEVMKNSVLGISRKDQSFTDNLRLVGESKITQVHDQYKMICGKRNLCENFGREKTFSYKNANDQSLDIVFRVYNDGITFRYIFPNRSDSAVSIISEATTYNLPESTHRWMQPYSVAYEDFFPLSKNGLSINKEQEWGFPALFKIKNEPVYALISEADVSENNCAAKLSNLKNANAYHVKYPSLGNNTNETGVTAILPWTSQWHTLMVGKLSAIVESTLITDVSQPNQLKETDWIKPGAVSWVYWANNHGSKDYKKVVEYVQLASEMNWPYVLIDWEWDVMGNGGNILDAVNYAKSKGIKPLMWYNSGTAWLDPTPNDRLQTAEKRVKEFSWLNKIGVFGIKVDFFAGDQQDMMNYYIDILKDAAKYHLLVNFHGATIPRGWARTYPNLMTTEAVYGAEWYNNTQVLTDKAAAHNATLPFTRNVIGSMDYTPVTFSNSQHPHITSYAHELALSVVFESGLQHFADRPSAFHLLPTEPKEFLKQVPVSWDDTKLIDGYPGEKVIIARRKGSKWYIGGLNGQDQTQTLIVKFDFLDKRNYNFQLIKDGKDNKSFSSETIKIKKGDNVKIECLPRGGFVAVLEVQNNKDN; this is encoded by the coding sequence ATGAAGCTGTTAATCCTTTTTCTTTTTTGCTTGTCAACCTCACTGGCTGCTTTCGCAAAAGAGATTTTATCTCCGGATAAGAATATTAAGATCGTGGTTAGTGCGCTAAAGTCATCAGTGAACAAACCTGGTTACACGGTATATTTTAAAGTACTGTATAAAAAAGGTTCGGCATATGTAGAAGTAATGAAAAATTCCGTTTTAGGAATTTCCCGGAAAGATCAATCATTTACCGATAATCTAAGGTTGGTGGGAGAGTCTAAAATAACTCAAGTGCACGATCAATATAAAATGATTTGCGGTAAACGTAACCTATGTGAGAATTTTGGCAGGGAAAAAACCTTTAGTTACAAAAATGCAAACGATCAATCTTTAGATATTGTTTTCAGAGTTTATAATGATGGTATTACATTCCGGTATATTTTCCCCAACCGGTCCGATTCAGCTGTAAGTATCATTAGTGAAGCCACAACTTATAATTTGCCAGAGAGCACACACCGTTGGATGCAGCCTTATTCTGTTGCGTATGAAGATTTTTTTCCGCTTAGTAAAAATGGTTTGAGCATAAACAAAGAACAGGAGTGGGGGTTTCCTGCGTTATTTAAAATTAAGAACGAACCTGTTTATGCATTAATTTCCGAAGCCGATGTTTCTGAAAACAATTGTGCAGCAAAATTATCTAACCTCAAAAATGCCAATGCATATCATGTAAAATATCCTTCGTTAGGTAACAATACAAATGAAACCGGAGTTACTGCAATATTGCCATGGACTTCGCAGTGGCATACACTCATGGTTGGGAAATTGTCAGCTATTGTTGAATCAACTCTGATCACAGATGTGAGCCAGCCAAACCAATTAAAAGAAACTGATTGGATAAAGCCGGGTGCAGTATCATGGGTCTATTGGGCAAACAATCATGGTTCGAAGGATTATAAAAAAGTTGTTGAGTATGTGCAGCTCGCATCAGAAATGAACTGGCCATATGTACTCATTGATTGGGAATGGGATGTAATGGGAAACGGTGGCAATATTTTGGATGCCGTTAACTACGCAAAAAGCAAAGGCATTAAACCTTTGATGTGGTATAATTCCGGTACAGCCTGGCTCGATCCCACACCGAACGATCGCTTACAGACAGCAGAAAAACGTGTTAAAGAATTTTCGTGGCTCAATAAAATTGGGGTATTCGGAATCAAGGTGGACTTTTTTGCAGGTGATCAGCAAGATATGATGAACTATTACATTGATATTTTGAAAGATGCGGCAAAATATCATCTGTTGGTGAATTTTCATGGAGCCACAATTCCCAGGGGGTGGGCACGTACCTATCCCAACCTGATGACAACAGAGGCGGTGTACGGTGCAGAATGGTACAACAATACACAGGTATTGACAGATAAAGCAGCGGCTCATAATGCTACGCTTCCCTTTACACGCAATGTGATTGGTTCTATGGATTACACGCCGGTTACTTTTTCAAATTCACAACATCCGCATATTACATCTTATGCTCATGAGCTGGCCTTGTCTGTTGTCTTTGAATCGGGGCTTCAGCACTTCGCCGACAGACCTTCAGCATTTCACTTGTTACCAACAGAACCAAAAGAATTTTTAAAACAGGTGCCGGTTAGCTGGGATGATACAAAACTAATCGATGGTTATCCGGGAGAAAAGGTCATTATTGCCCGCAGGAAAGGAAGCAAATGGTATATCGGCGGATTGAACGGGCAGGATCAAACACAGACCTTAATAGTAAAGTTCGATTTTCTTGATAAACGGAATTATAATTTTCAACTTATCAAAGACGGGAAGGATAATAAATCTTTTTCTTCTGAAACGATAAAAATTAAAAAAGGGGACAATGTGAAAATTGAATGTCTTCCAAGAGGAGGGTTTGTTGCTGTCCTGGAAGTTCAAAATAACAAAGACAATTAA
- a CDS encoding L-rhamnose mutarotase — translation MKRYCLAVDLIDNPDLIAEYENWHKRENVWPAIMKSITDSGISNMEIYRTGNRLFMIMETYDDFSFERKAAMDNGSPKVQEWEQLMWKFQQPLSWAKKGEKWILMDKIFQL, via the coding sequence ATGAAAAGATACTGTTTGGCTGTTGACTTAATAGATAATCCGGATTTGATTGCCGAATATGAAAACTGGCACAAAAGAGAAAACGTATGGCCGGCGATCATGAAAAGTATTACTGATTCAGGTATCAGTAACATGGAAATTTACCGAACGGGAAACAGGTTGTTCATGATCATGGAAACATATGATGATTTCAGTTTCGAACGCAAAGCAGCTATGGATAATGGTAGCCCCAAGGTGCAGGAATGGGAGCAATTAATGTGGAAATTTCAACAACCATTGTCATGGGCAAAAAAAGGCGAGAAGTGGATTTTGATGGATAAAATTTTTCAATTGTAA
- a CDS encoding alpha-L-fucosidase codes for MKRRTLIKGMAAALPSMWLSSALGNDFLQAEYLSEAIAKGPFKPTWESLQQYKTPEWFRDAKFGMWAHWGPQCQPEAGDWYARNMYEEGSWQYKIHLQKYGHPSKFGFKDVINEWKADKWDPEELVSLYKNAGAKYFMAMANHHDNFDLYNSKYQKHWNSTKIGPKKDLIAGWAKAAKNNGLPFGVSIHASHAWMWYEYAQLADKKGELAGVSYDGKLTKADGKGKWWEGLDPQELYAQNHELSKGYDWEWKKGVITTPTKDYCNKFYNRTIDLINKYDPDVVYFDDSQLPLWPVSDVGLRIAAHVYNKSIKEHGELRAVINGKILDENQRKAMVWDIERGQANDIQPLPWQTDTCIGGWHYDRGLYERNGYKTAATVIQTLVDIVSKNGNLMLNIPVRGDGSIDEKERKIVEEIGVWMKVNSESIYGTRPWKIFGEGPAQQTSAKLDGPGFNEGKTKPFTHEDIRFNVKENQLYATAMGWPENGKLLIKSLASNSSYHIPGIQRIELLGMNEPLSFEYTEQGLSITLPQKNSNLPAYVFKMTHK; via the coding sequence ATGAAACGCAGAACATTAATTAAAGGGATGGCAGCAGCATTACCTTCAATGTGGTTATCCAGTGCATTGGGCAATGATTTTTTGCAAGCAGAGTATTTAAGTGAAGCAATTGCAAAAGGACCATTCAAACCAACATGGGAATCCTTGCAGCAATATAAAACACCTGAATGGTTTCGTGATGCAAAGTTTGGCATGTGGGCACATTGGGGGCCACAGTGCCAGCCCGAAGCCGGTGATTGGTATGCAAGAAATATGTACGAAGAAGGATCATGGCAATATAAAATTCATCTACAGAAATATGGTCATCCTTCAAAGTTTGGATTTAAAGATGTGATCAATGAATGGAAAGCTGACAAATGGGATCCGGAAGAATTAGTGAGCTTGTATAAAAATGCTGGTGCAAAATATTTCATGGCAATGGCTAACCACCACGATAATTTTGATTTATACAACAGCAAATACCAAAAGCATTGGAACTCTACCAAGATTGGTCCTAAAAAAGATCTGATTGCGGGTTGGGCGAAGGCAGCAAAAAATAATGGGCTTCCTTTTGGTGTAAGTATTCATGCATCTCATGCATGGATGTGGTATGAGTACGCTCAGCTTGCTGACAAGAAGGGAGAACTGGCTGGTGTGTCTTATGATGGCAAACTCACCAAAGCTGATGGAAAAGGAAAATGGTGGGAAGGTCTTGATCCACAGGAACTGTATGCACAAAATCATGAATTAAGTAAGGGTTATGACTGGGAGTGGAAGAAAGGTGTCATAACTACACCAACAAAAGATTATTGCAATAAGTTTTACAATCGTACAATAGATCTGATAAACAAATACGATCCTGATGTGGTTTATTTTGATGATTCGCAATTACCATTATGGCCTGTTAGTGATGTAGGCTTACGCATTGCTGCTCACGTGTATAATAAAAGCATTAAAGAACACGGAGAACTTCGTGCAGTGATCAATGGAAAAATTTTAGATGAAAATCAACGCAAGGCTATGGTATGGGATATTGAGCGTGGACAAGCCAACGACATTCAACCATTGCCATGGCAAACCGATACCTGCATTGGTGGTTGGCATTATGATCGGGGATTGTATGAACGTAATGGTTACAAAACAGCGGCAACTGTTATTCAAACTTTGGTTGACATTGTTAGCAAGAACGGTAACTTGATGTTGAACATTCCGGTTCGGGGTGATGGCAGTATAGATGAAAAAGAAAGAAAGATTGTTGAAGAAATTGGTGTGTGGATGAAAGTAAATAGTGAAAGTATTTATGGTACAAGACCATGGAAAATATTTGGAGAAGGGCCTGCACAACAAACTTCGGCAAAGCTCGACGGACCAGGATTTAATGAAGGCAAAACAAAACCATTTACGCATGAAGATATTCGTTTTAATGTTAAAGAAAACCAGCTTTATGCCACTGCAATGGGATGGCCGGAAAATGGGAAGCTGCTTATAAAAAGTTTAGCCAGCAATAGTTCATATCATATTCCCGGCATTCAAAGAATTGAACTGTTGGGAATGAATGAGCCATTGTCATTTGAATATACTGAGCAAGGGCTCTCAATAACTCTACCTCAAAAGAACAGCAATCTACCAGCGTACGTTTTCAAAATGACACATAAATAG